The Methanobrevibacter sp. TLL-48-HuF1 genomic sequence TATGATGCTATTGTTTTAGAATTTGAAACTGCTCCTGATTACAGATCATCTATGAATCTGACTTTAGATGAATCCATGATTCTAATTAGAATAAATGCAGAAGATTCTACTTCTTTTAGAGCTTCTGTTAATTCTGCTATTAAATGGATTAAATTGTCTTTAGAGATTAATAATTTAACTATTTAATACAATATTTTTAAATATTATAAAAAACAACTTTTAGTTATTAAAACGTAATAGGTGGTAAAATGGAAATTCCAGAAAATATACAACATCAATTAAATCAATTTCAACAATTACAACAACAAGCTCAAGCTGTAACTATGCAAATTCAAAATGTTGAAGTTCAAATTCAGGAAAGTGAAACTGCTCTTGAAGAACTTAACAAAACTGATGAAAATGCTGAAGTTTTCAAACAAGCTGGAAACTTACTTATTAAAGTTGATTATGCACAAGCAGTTGAAGATATGAATGAAAAATTAGAAACTCTTAAGTTAAGAAAACAAACTATGGCTCGTCAGGAAGAAAGAGTCATGAAAAAACTTGAAGAAATGCAAACCAACATTCAAGCTGCTATGCAAGGTTTACAAGGAGAATAATTCTCCTATAAAATTCTTTTTTTTATAGATTATTATGTCTAAACTTAAAAAATTATCATCTGCTGATTTAGCTACTATTTCTGATGATTTTGGTGAAATTTTAGAAGTTGAAGTTTCAAAGGCTATTTCTACTAAGGAATTAGATGATTTGGATTTGGATATTGTCATTAGCTATGAGGATAATCAGTTAGATGTTGATGTTGATGTGGGAGTTACTTTTGATAAACTTTCAGAGATTACTCAAGATCAGATAGCCGGTGCTATTGATGAAGCTTATTTAAAATTTGATTCATATATTGATGAGAATTATAGGCAGTAATTTTATTTTTTAATTTTTATTAATACTTTTTTTATTTTTTATATTAATGAAGTAATACTTTTTTATAAAAAAGTATTTATACTATGGAAGTTGATGTATAATATACAGTTTGGAGTAATGTTTTATATTATTCATTAAGTCATCCTATTTAAGATACATAATGTATTGTCTTTCAGTTCTCCTCTTTTATACATTACTTCAAGCTATTTTTTACCAATATTTTACTTAGGATGCACTGTTGATTGTTATGTATTAAAAAATATCTTTAATTTTTCTTTTCAAGCTTAATTTAGCATATCTTGGATTTTTCTTTTATCAGAAATTGCATTTATTCAAATTTTTATTAAATTTCATATTTCTGTTTAATTTAAAAATTAGATATTCTAATTTTATTTAATATTTAGCCTGCTTTATTGTATAATTTAGTTATCAATTATACTTTAATTTTTATAAAATAAAGTAAAGTTTATATACTACGAAGTTAAATCTATGTGTAAGGTTCATAACATATTTTTTGTTAAACCCTTATAATTGATCATTATTTTTTTTATTTGGAAATTAGGTGTTCTTACCTAATTTCACCTCCTTATATATCAACAACTTTTTTTCAAAAATATTAATAGTTAGACATTATCAAATATTTAATCATGATTAAAAAAGTTCCGGTTTTAGATTTAAAAGATAATGTTGCTGTTAGTGGAAAATCTGGATTAAGGGATACATATACTCCATTGCAAACAGTTTTCGCCTCATCAGCCAATCCTATTGATATAGCTAATGGATTATCAATTAATGGAGCAGATGAGTTATATATTGCGGATTTGGATTTAATTGAAAGTAAAGGCCATAATATTCATGATATTAAAATGGT encodes the following:
- a CDS encoding KEOPS complex subunit Pcc1 translates to MNFDSPLESVKSDIAIEFENQKQAKIIYDAIVLEFETAPDYRSSMNLTLDESMILIRINAEDSTSFRASVNSAIKWIKLSLEINNLTI
- a CDS encoding prefoldin subunit beta, with translation MEIPENIQHQLNQFQQLQQQAQAVTMQIQNVEVQIQESETALEELNKTDENAEVFKQAGNLLIKVDYAQAVEDMNEKLETLKLRKQTMARQEERVMKKLEEMQTNIQAAMQGLQGE
- a CDS encoding DUF3194 domain-containing protein, whose translation is MSKLKKLSSADLATISDDFGEILEVEVSKAISTKELDDLDLDIVISYEDNQLDVDVDVGVTFDKLSEITQDQIAGAIDEAYLKFDSYIDENYRQ